The region ACAAATCCCTCCACGTGTAGCACGGATGCAATTGTTTTGCATCTCAAAACTGGTTCATGTTGACTTCATggcatttcttttattatttctcttaaGGAGCATGAGAATAAAGTGTGATATTTTAAGCACTTTTGTCCAAGGCAACGACCTAAACAATCACAAGCGTTCCAGATTCATTCACAGTATTATTTTTCACTTCTGCTGTCAGCAAGTCTAACTTTCTATTAATCCAGAGCATCCGTGTCATGCACTATAACAAACGTTTGTCcagatatttttgtttccagagaATCGAATGTACTTAGTTTGGCGTCACAACTTTCCCTCTATTGtcattatgaaattatttacgCTTTTCTTGAATGTatgttgaaatatttgcatAGCATTTTCTTACCGACATTGATAGTAAGTGAAAAGcatcacaatacaatataaaagtaatgaacataattttgatcaaaaagaaattaacctaaacataaaacaaaagttatttctAAAGTCTGAgctatattttttacaaaattcttaaaaataagaCAAGACAATGTAGCCATTGTCTTGTCTCGACTTCCAATGGTTCATTACCATGTAATTACACCAGCTATGTTAAAACTAAGACTGGTAGCCAATCAAAATCATGTTTGCTGGTAACAGTATAGACTTAGCTGCCAACATTGTTTAATTGCTATCTAATCAAATTGTTTGTGATTGTTTAGCGGGTTGTTTACAAATTTTTTACTAGCTCGTTATCTGGAaaaattatttgtcatttttcatctGAATATCAGAGATGATGGATTACAGAGAGCTGGTAGACTATTTTGTTGGACCAGTCATCTCATCcttaatgtgaacaaaacagAGTAAGGTCGAAAACTATTTTCATCATAGGAGAAGAAGGTGAGGTGGTGGAGGAGCATAGGCAAGAGAAGTTTATTTgaatagcacattttcagcaaaaggTCAACCTCTGGAGATTTTGTGCAAAGGTAGCCTGTTGAAAACCATCCCTTTGTCCTACACTATCTGCTTCGTCCAGAGGGTCTGGGCTCTCGgctgttgagaaacaattgTTTCCAGGACGCATGGAttatgttgaagttttaaattttacccaatggCTAAAGTTTGCTTGTTACGTATGTAATGTGTCAGTTCGACCCCAAGAAGCTTACTTAATTGCCTGTGCTATAAACATCCATCCTCCACTGTGAATGGATAAGTGCTGAGCCAAATGAGGAGGCTGTCAATGTGGAAATGTGGATTCAATATTTGACCAACACTGACTGAACGGCTTTGTTCACGTCCTCTGCTCTGCTACGTTGCTAAAACAGTGCAGTAAACCAACGccattgttcacaacttcttcttttTGCCGATTGGCAAAAATCAACTACAGACAATCAAAGTTAAGGGGAGAAAGTCCAGACTGTGCTGtaagcaatatttttttggaAGATTTTTCCCTCTGGGATTGATGAAGTCtttttgaattaataaaaatgtattttagagTTTGACTTttggtttaaacatttttttaatttcatgtaGTAGTTCCTTACCAAGTGTCTTCGTTCCTGCAGACCTGTTTGTTCTTGAACGTTTTCACCAAAGTTTGTGAGTGTTTTTGAAAGCAAATAATtcacaaataatgtttttaccttTCGGCTGATAACTAGGCAGTGGTGTGTTTACAGTGGGTGGCTGTTATAAGGCGCTTCGCTTTAACCTTGGCTCAGACTTTCCACACATTCAAATCTAATATCTACGGTGCCATTCTTACACCTAATCCAAACAATCTAATTCCACAGCCATTATAAACAAAACTTCTCAGGAGATCCTGGGCTGTGGAATGAAGACAGAGAGGTTCCTAGCATTCTGAGTGGTTACTATGGGATTCCACCACAGCACGTGTGGCGGGACAGCCTCTCTCGACAGACACAACAACATgagcaacacaaacatctgaACAGTTTCCCCACCCAAGCCTCAAGGTGTCCTCTTGGTTACCGAGGACTAAAATAGCAACACTAAGAATCCTTTTATAAAACCCACACACAGAAAATTCACACACAATAACACCAGAGGACTCTAGGTGGAACGGAACAAAACTCATGGAAATTTTTAGTAAAGAATCTGCGGAGACACATTGTGACAGATACCATAAAAAATGTGTAACATAGAAAAAAGCATAATACTTTAATTATACACCGTTTAATGTCTGTCATGATTTGTTACCACATTACTGCTTTATGCCACGTCACTATTTTTAGACAACTTCTCACCATTTAACCGTATTTGCACATGAAGCCAATTATCAATCCTTTGCAATCATAAAATTGGACTGGCACGCAAGGGACTCACCTATGAAACTATAATATCATTTTTATCTGATAATAACTTAGAAGGTGGTTTCTCACAGGGTAATGTACGGTAATTGGACCAATCTACAAATTAACCCCTGAATTTGTCTTTGGGAAAGGGGACTTTAATCCTGATTTAATATAGGAGTTCTTGTTATTCTACTGAACGAAGTTCAGCttttaattacatattttacaaattacaaaatgatATAAGTGTATTGAACTCTTATTCCAGAGTGATTTTAGCTTTTGTACCCAATCTTCTTCAGAGTAGACTTCAGGTAATTTGGAAATTCTTCTTTTCATATAGTTTTACACCGTCACACACCCAATCATAGAACGTATTTTATGattcttcttgttttatgaCCACTTTGAACCCTGTACAAAGTTCAGACATGTCTCTGGGCTACATACAGCCAATcactaaaacaaacatgtggatGCATCTttattgtcaaataaaatattgtttgtgtgattttgtgtttgatttatATGTTTTCTCATTATTGTTTGATTAATGTCTTCATCCCTTGAatacaaaagcaaaattttGCCTCTGTGAAGAGTTTCTTGCTAAAATAGAATTTGCACTTTTAAGGACAGATTCTCTGAtgctttttgtcacacttaaatgtttcaaatcatcaaacACACTTGGATTTCCTGCGTAAAtagaaaaagctgttttaaaatgaacttttaaaataaatacatttaggtaataaaaaaaatgaatcagttttttcaaaaaaacagatttaaaaaaaaaaaaaaaatcaattcattCAAACCAAAAGTAGCTGTCAATGTTGTGAATTAACTATGATGAACAATTTCTTTAGGAAACTGAGTTCAATCTTCCTAGCCTCTACATCAACATATGTAGAACCTACTGACAGCATAAAATAGGTTAAAAAGTTACACATTATCCCCTGATTTAAAGAATTTCTTGAACAGATAAGAAACAAAGTCACTGGCATTTATCAATCTGGGAAGGGGGTACAACTCAGTTTTTTATGGCTTTGAGGCTCCAATGAAacacagtgaaaacaaaaagtttagaaaatatgGATTATGGAGTAACGAGCCATCAAAATTACTCCTAAAGGACATCAACAACTCATCCAGGTCACACAAAAACGTCACGTCAGTTTTTATGATTCAACAGaagtaaagaaaatggaaatcAGAAGGAAAGtcccaaagtaaaaaaaagcacagatgACCAAAAAGAGTACAAAATGCTCTCTCATATTTGCCGTAAATCAACTGGATGATCCCAAAGACGttcaaaaaaaaagtctgatgaCTGACCAGAGAAAAGTGAAACTACTCTGGTGGTTTGCTTcctgtttaaaaaacaacaaatttttttttagggggATATTCTGTCGAAGTCCAGCTATAAATCCATTTGAGGTTATATGCCCTTCATATTGAAAAAACCACCAACAGGACtgaattgaaatatttctgtaaagCCAACTGGACCAAAATTTAATTTAGGAAATTCTGTTATTAAAAtaacttgacattttaaaactgcttttagTGTCTATGTGTTACTTTTGTCTGGTTATAGCCTTTATTTGTTGATCTCAAACATTtaggtgtgacaaaaaaaagacgGAAATCTTTTTTCATCATACTGTGACTACTAAACAGGAAGTGTAATTAAGGCAGTTTAATGATTAGAGACATGTGGAAAGAAATTTACCAACATGGACCAATGCAGTATCAgccatttctgttttctaatgGTGACCAGAATAGAGCCAGAATACATCCATCTGTTTAATTTGTCTTGGTCTCATTTAGTCTAATTATTCCCAGTCCTATTTCAGGACACTTGGTGTAAAAATGTGCTACCAAGAGCAAGTTGATCattaaacatacacacacatttcttttcgtgtcacacacactcacacccttCTTTTCCCCCCGGAGTTTTGTGGCAGGCGTTGGTCTATAAAAGCTGCACCTAAGAGCAAAGAGAGCAAACTCCATCTGCAAGCGACTTACATTccaacactcacacacacacacacacacacgccgtcaGACACAGATTAGTGCAGGACTGTCATACGCAACACACCGTCTTCCTGGGATATGAACACTCTCATCATCATTTCTCTGCTGTGCATCGGTAAGTCTGGACTTGTACTTTAATTCTGTGTGCCGGAAGTTAAATTAGTAATATGAAAGGAGCATGCGGGTGAGAGAAAAAATGTGAGTCTTTGAGCGATGACTTGTCAGGGAGGAATAGAGAATTTCAGGtcttttaggcaaaaaaaaaaacaaacagtttgtgAAATACACATCTGTGTCTAATTATGTCAACGTCCAACCAAAAATAACGATTTAAGAATGTCATGAGACacattattcttatttattaaatgttgttCCTcatagaacatttttatttttgaatacaGACTGAAAATCAATATTTCACACTGTTCtcattattagaaatatttcaggCTTCTTTTTGTAGAGAACCATTCACTgtcagatttatatttattgattattgatgatATTTGAAAGGACAAAACTATGTTATTTTGGTGATCATTGATTTTCTTAGCTAAGTTCTCAAGATAAAGTATTTACTGAAAAGTGCACATTTtataatgtaaacatttgtAAGCAACAAGAGCCCTGTCTCCTTCTCACTTTGTCACTTCGTCAAATACAAGTGACTACAATTACGgttgacaaaaaaaggaaagcaaaactCTATCAAGATTAAATTGGTCTAACTTTGTTGCTGCCAATCCAATTTCCAAATGTCAACTTCTTTGCCTTGTCgtacaaatcaaattttatgacACCAGTTTACAACAAATGTCCCTTTACAAGAAAATCAGGTCGCATTTTGAATTCAGTTCAAACAAAATTCTATTCAAGTCTAGAAATGATATAGTGAGATTCAGAACCGGTTCAGTTGATCAAAAAATACCAGCTGGTAATAAGTTAACTACTTATGTAAGCTTATTGTGTTGACTCActgacactgaaaaaaatactgaacaaGCATGTGGGGACAGTAGAAAGGAACCATTCCAGTCTGAACTACAATCTACTGTGGCAGGAAAGgcgattaaagataaaaaaaagagatacacatataataataaacaacaaagaaaacaaaagtctcGTCtaaggaacagaaaaaaaagaaaagcgcACAAAGTTAATAACAACAATGGCGCTATCAGTTTCTCCATGTTGGAATGAGACACAGCTAAACAAAGACGCACTGGGCCAGGAGGACTTTCTATTGACAAAAACTGAGAGTGAACAAAGGTAGTTACAGCAACACTTCTATCTATGGGTCATTCTTTTATTAGACAGAAATAATGACAGCAATTGCTCCTTCTGTTAGACAAGTGAAGAGATAAAACTGGACATTGGGTCAGGGTTACtttctgtggagagaaaaacaggGAATTAAATAGCAGGAATGATTAAACTTTGCATGTATTCTctacattttgcaaaaatattttttgttattattagttattaattatttttagtgttCAGTgtcttgaaaaatgaaaaacatctaactacttctgtttttttatgtctttttacttttgtttgatcTAACCCTTGTGCTTGTGTGCCTTTCTGTGGTTTTGCAGTCGTCTGCAGCGCTCTGGGTGCTCAGGGATCTGAAGACACATATTCAGGTGAAATAGCCAGAGTGACAGCCGATTCAGCCTATGGGGAACTCCACCATCAACCACTGAACGACGACGATGAACTGGGAACAGAAGAACCGTCGGGACTAGACCACAGATACATGATCGACCATGGTATGAAACGATAAATCAGTTTCTTCCTTTGAATGACACTGATCGATTTTTACTGAGTTTACTGGGGTTCCATAAACAATTTGagtaaaacttgaaaaaatgtCCAACTATACAATTTCCTGTTCAACTTACTCTTTCCCTTCACAGAGGCGCATTCTGATAAAGacgagaggaggaagaggaagggcAAAGGCAAGAGGAAGAACAGGCAAAGGAGCAAAACCATCACTCCGTTCAACCCGCAGCACACCAACATCACAAGGGGGCACAGATCCACTCTCACCTCAACTCAGGACCCCTGCACCTCCACCCACCTGGGCTTCTGCATTCATGGCTACTGCAAATACATAGAGGGACTGACAGAGCCAGTGTGCATGTGAGTAAAGCTCAAAGCAAGTTTTAGATAAATAATTCGTCATAACAAGGATTCAAAAGCATCCATTGGCGTATCGGTTGTCTTTGTTCTGCAGCTGTATGAAGGGCTACGATGGAGAGCGCTGTGGGATCCAAACTTTGGGGTCATTCATACCCCCTACTCAGAGCTACAATACGGATCTGGTGCAGACGGTTCTCGTGGTCATTGCAGTCGTCCTGTCAGTCATCAGCTGCTGTGCCATCCTGCTCATGACCTGTGCTCAGTAAGTCTGAAAGAATCTCACTGATGAATGACACATTTGGATGCAGCATCCAGAGTTCAGTGTATGGTAATTTACGCAAGAGTATAGTTTGTAAGACAGTGCATGACCCTGGGGTGTACAAGTCTGTTCAtttccttgtaaaaaaaaaagctgatggTGAGTTAAAGTTTATTGCAAACAAAGAGTGATAAGAAATGAGTCCAAAAGTTTTTGCTTCCtcagtttatttgaaaagtttggggatttaaaagttaaaagtgtGTTACAATTtatcagagaaaaaaagcaatagGGTTCTAAAAGTACCATCTTTTGATTGTGATAACtttctcaaaagaaaaatataaacacttcatttaataaaaaacaagggacagtaaaaaaatagtttaattcaCTATTAACCTGTTAATCTATATTGTTGATTTGTCATGCAAATCAGATACAgtcttatttgttttcattttttgctgaTACTTGATCACTTATTTAGAGATTTCCAGTCAAGATACACAACTAAACCTGATAACATGATTACCATTACTGGCTTCtgcaattatttttacatttttttattttataatttttgacAAAACTTAACTCTTGACTGACATCAgcatggaacaaaaaaaaaacaaaaaactctttGCTCCCTCGAAACTATAATAGGGGAAGATTACTGACTACCATCCACACCCATGGATCCCAGCATAACACACATTACAATTCAGATATTCTGCCCAGAAACACTTCCTGGCGTATTAACATAGTGCCGAATGAAAAAGCACTCtaacacacccaaacacacccACTCAGTGCAAGGATTGCTCACCAACCTTCATGGATGGACTTTTCCAGCTTCCGTGACTTGTAGTGAAATCTATAATTTCACCATAAATTAATGTCATAACAACTATTAGTCATGTTGAAATGCAGATTAACTATGCTTAGTGTCAGTTTGTGACAGGTCCTAGAGTTCCTTATCGATATCCAACCCAGTAAAAAGGATCTAATGAATGCTGGGCTGGCTGCTCTCCTAGATATTGCACAACAGAGCAGTAAATACTTTACAAGAAAATGATTAACTTCCTCAGATAGGATTCAAAGAGAAAGCAGAAGGTATTTCTGAGAAACAAGTTTAATTTTTGATCAGAAcacctgaaaataaatatttgtttgtggCCAAAGACATGTAGCCTGCATCTCAGAACACCTGGCATCTGCATTTCTCTGCTCTTCACAACACctacaatattttttatgttaattttgaaTATCATTTGCAGTTACAGGTCACATAAAAACTTCCTAGCCTCCTATCTTGGATCTGGGTCAGAGCAGGAGAAACTCCAGAAACCCGCAGGTGACGTTGTCGTGTGAGGGCATCAAGTTACAAAGAGGTGGGTGTTACTCCGGTTTTGGCCTACTTGTGTGCATGCAAAAATGCATTGcagtgttttacagcttttggaaaatttatttgatagCAGTGAATTGTTGATTTAAAGTAGATGACAcatcacttatttttattttttacctgttttCCATTCATATCACAATTGTTCAGTACACTGTTGGATTATCacaaaaaatccataaaaatacattgaagcttgtggttgtaatgagtgaaaa is a window of Xiphophorus hellerii strain 12219 chromosome 12, Xiphophorus_hellerii-4.1, whole genome shotgun sequence DNA encoding:
- the areg gene encoding amphiregulin — its product is MNTLIIISLLCIVVCSALGAQGSEDTYSGEIARVTADSAYGELHHQPLNDDDELGTEEPSGLDHRYMIDHEAHSDKDERRKRKGKGKRKNRQRSKTITPFNPQHTNITRGHRSTLTSTQDPCTSTHLGFCIHGYCKYIEGLTEPVCICMKGYDGERCGIQTLGSFIPPTQSYNTDLVQTVLVVIAVVLSVISCCAILLMTCAHYRSHKNFLASYLGSGSEQEKLQKPAGDVVV